A window of the Corythoichthys intestinalis isolate RoL2023-P3 chromosome 6, ASM3026506v1, whole genome shotgun sequence genome harbors these coding sequences:
- the LOC130917433 gene encoding succinate receptor 1-like codes for MVFNCTEIDDILERFYLSPFYGLEFCIGFPGNLMAILGYLFCLPKWRSCNVYLFNLAISDLIFLCTLPRLSFLYANQQKETSYYACIINRYVLHVNLYSSILFMVWLSMDRFLLIRHPARNHFLLNPRVALVVTGLSWLAVNAEVIPMIALMLQDLQSGNWSRCNDFASLQGDVSLLGYSMGLTLTGYILPLLGLCGFSQRIALLLRTQEAAFHRRTTQYKRALRVVASASAMFLVLYTPYHVMRNVRIASRQAWAGVHLCTRMYIEGLYILTRPLAFLHSVINPVFYFLMGDKFRKFLLAKFRKLAGKKVQSREPA; via the exons ATG GTGTTTAATTGTACAGAGATCGATGACATACTGGAGAGGTTCTACCTGTCACCATTTTATGGACTTGAGTTCTGTATCGGGTTTCCTGGGAATCTTATGGCCATACTTGGCTATCTATTTTGTCTGCCCAAGTGGCGTAGCTGCAATGTTTACCTCTTCAACCTGGCAATCTCTGACCTCATCTTCCTTTGCACGCTGCCCCGGCTCTCCTTTCTCTACGCCAACCAACAGAAGGAGACCAGCTACTACGCTTGCATCATCAACCGTTACGTCCTGCATGTCAACCTCTACTCATCCATTCTGTTTATGGTCTGGCTGAGCATGGATCGCTTTTTGCTGATCCGACACCCTGCACGGAACCACTTTCTGCTGAATCCCCGGGTGGCGCTGGTTGTGACTGGGTTAAGCTGGCTCGCCGTCAATGCAGAGGTGATCCCCATGATAGCGTTGATGCTGCAGGACCTGCAGAGTGGAAACTGGAGTCGCTGCAATGACTTTGCCAGCCTCCAGGGTGATGTCAGCCTTTTGGGGTACAGCATGGGGCTCACCTTAACCGGCTACATTCTACCTCTGCTTGGTCTCTGTGGTTTCTCCCAAAGGATCGCGCTGCTATTGCGGACACAAGAAGCAGCATTTCATCGCAGGACGACACAGTACAAGCGTGCTCTCAGGGTTGTAGCTTCGGCGTCAGCCATGTTTCTGGTTTTGTACACGCCGTACCACGTGATGAGAAATGTTAGGATAGCATCCCGCCAGGCCTGGGCAGGTGTACACCTATGTACAAGGATGTACATAGAGGGCCTCTACATCTTGACCCGACCGTTGGCCTTCTTGCATAGCGTCATTAACCCAGTATTCTACTTCCTCATGGGGGACAAGTTCAGAAAGTTCCTACTTGCAAAGTTTAGAAAGCTGGCAGGAAAGAAAGTGCAGTCAAGAGAGCCTGCGTGA